The Cucumis melo cultivar AY chromosome 5, USDA_Cmelo_AY_1.0, whole genome shotgun sequence genome has a segment encoding these proteins:
- the LOC103495973 gene encoding calmodulin-like protein 8 encodes MSEEQIISEFQEAFCLLDKDGDGCITIEELATAIRSLHHNPTEEELQIMMNEVDVNGNGYIEFGEFFNLMAKKMKENEAEEELREAFKVFDMDDDGKISPNELKNVMIHMVEKLTDEEIEQMVYEADLDGDGLIDYEEFVKMMLLI; translated from the exons ATGTCTGAAGAGCAAATAATTTCAGAATTTCAAGAAGCCTTTTGTCTACTTGACAAAGATGGTGATG GATGTATAACGATCGAAGAGTTAGCGACAGCTATTCGATCATTACATCACAACCCTACTGAAGAAGAATTGCAAATAATGATGAATGAAGTTGACGTTAATGGCAATGGATATATTGAATTTGGGGAGTTCTTCAATCTCATGGCAAAAAAGATGAAG GAAAATGAAGCAGAAGAAGAACTAAGAGAAGCTTTCAAAGTATTTGATATGGATGATGATGGGAAAATATCACCTAATGAG CTGAAGAATGTAATGATCCACATGGTAGAGAAATTAACAGATGAAGAAATAGAGCAAATGGTGTATGAAGCTGATTTGGATGGAGATGGACTTATTGACTATGAAGAATTTGTTAAAATGATGCTTCTTATCTGA
- the LOC103496009 gene encoding light-inducible protein CPRF2-like, with translation MDRMFSVGEISDQYWSSELAAATPSSRPPPPADEGSKMNRSASEWAFQRFLQEASETSPHSSAADHGEGEVIEIKDSSFNQLQKLNTNHDGVSNCNSTSISSNAVPPNIPIDSEEYQAFLKSKLHLACAAVAMKRGSFRMTPASSTSADCGSQASNTLGIQAPKASNIGAGNNSLRSPDKDINGAAGVTSSSVVPKISEVRARPVTSGSSRDLSDDEEIEGETEINESKDPADVKRVRRMLSNRESARRSRRRKQAHLTELETQVAQLRLENSTLLKRLADISQKYNEANVDNRVLKANVETLRAKVKMAEETVKRVTGNPMFHAMSEISSIGISSLDGSQSDTSTDAAVPLHDDPCRHLYQSTPNNPVGPHDIVVNNRLPNISQVGNGQQNSPSQVPPAMSGNKTGRSESLQRVASLEHLQKRICGVKANAEQ, from the exons atggaTAGGATGTTTTCAGTGGGTGAAATTTCTGATCAATACTGGTCGTCGGAACTCGCCGCCGCTACTCCCTCGTCACGGCCGCCGCCACCTGCTGACGAAGGCTCCAAGATGAACCGTAGCGCATCCGAGTGGGCCTTTCAACGCTTCCTTCAAGAAGCCTCTGAAACTTCCCCTCATTCTTCTGCTGCAGACCATGGGGAAGGGGAAGTCATCGAGATCAAGGACTCTTCCTTTAATCAATTGCAGAAACTTAATACTAACCACGATGGTGTTAGTAACTGTAATAGCACCAGCATTTCTTCCAATGCTGTGCCACCGAATATTCCGATCGATTCTGAGGAATATCAGGCTTTCCTTAAGAGCAAGCTTCATTTGGCTTGTGCTGCTGTTGCTATGAAGAGG GGATCCTTTAGAATGACTCCAGCTTCGTCCACCTCTGCTGACTGCGGATCACAAGCATCTAATACGTTGGGAATTCAAGCTCCTAAAG CTTCTAATATAGGAGCTGGGAATAATTCATTAAGGTCACCGGATAAGGATATAAATGGAGCCGCTGGAGTTACTTCCTCATCCGTGGTGCCAAAAATATCTGAGGTTCGAGCTCGGCCTGTTACTAGTGGATCATCAAGAGATCTGTCGGATGATGAGGAGATTGAGGGGGAAACTGAAATAAATGAAAGCAAGGACCCAGCCGATGTGAAACGTGTAAGGAG AATGCTATCAAACAGAGAATCAGCTCGACGATCAAGGAGAAGAAAGCAAGCCCATTTAACTGAACTTGAGACGCAG GTTGCCCAATTAAGACTTGAAAATTCTACCTTGTTGAAGCGCCTTGCCGATATAAGCCAAAAGTACAATGAAGCCAATGTTGATAACCGAGTTCTAAAAGCTAATGTTGAGACATTAAGAGCAAAG GTAAAGATGGCTGAAGAGACCGTCAAGCGAGTTACCGGTAACCCCATGTTCCATGCCATGTCTGAGATCTCCTCCATTGGCATCTCTTCACTCGACGGTAGCCAGTCCGATACATCAACAGATGCTGCTGTTCCTTTGCATGATGATCCATGTCGTCATCTGTATCAATCAACACCTAACAACCCCGTTGGGCCACACGACATAGTTGTCAACAACAGATTGCCTAACATTTCACAGGTGGGCAATGGGCAACAGAATTCTCCATCTCAGGTACCGCCAGCCATGTCAGGGAACAAGACCGGAAGATCAGAGTCTCTGCAGAGAGTGGCTAGCTTGGAGCATTTGCAAAAACGGATCTGTGGAGTGAAAGCAAATGCAGAGCAGTAG
- the LOC103495988 gene encoding GDP-mannose 3,5-epimerase 2, translated as MGSAGETTYGSYTYQELEREAYWPSEKLRISITGAGGFIASHIARRLKSEGHYIIASDWKKNEHMTEDMFCHEFHLVDLRVMDNCLKVTEKVDHVFNLAADMGGMGFIQSNHSVIMYNNTMISFNMLEAARINGVKRFFYASSACIYPEFKQLETNVSLKESDAWPAEPQDAYGLEKLATEELCKHYTKDFGIECRIGRFHNIYGPFGTWKGGREKAPAAFCRKALTSVDKFEMWGDGLQTRSFTFIDECVEGVLRLTKSDFREPVNIGSDEMVSMNEMAEIVLSFDNKNLPIHHIPGPEGVRGRNSDNTLIKEKLGWAPTMKLKDGLRITYMWIKEQIEKEKSKGIDLTVYGSSKVVGTQAPVQLGSLRAADGKE; from the exons ATGGGGAGCGCAGGGGAAACCACTTATGGGTCGTACACTTATCAGGAGCTTGAAAGAGAGGCTTATTGGCCATCGGAGAAACTGAGAATCTCCATTACTGGAGCTGGTGGGTTTATTGCTTCTCACATTGCCAGGCGTTTGAAGAGCGAAGGGCACTACATCATTGCTTCTGACTGGAAGAAGAATGAACACATGACAGAGGATATGTTTTGCCATGAATTTCATCTTGTTGATCTCAGAGTGATGGATAATTGTTTGAAGGTGACTGAGAAAGTTGACCATGTCTTCAATCTGGCTGCTGATATGGGTGGTATGGGCTTCATCCAGTCCAACCACTCAGTTATTATGTATAACAACACCATGATCAGCTTCAATATGCTTGAAGCTGCAAGAATCAATGGGGTTAAGAG GTTTTTCTATGCTTCTAGTGCTTGCATCTATCCTGAATTTAAGCAATTGGAAACTAATGTGAGcttgaaggagtcagatgcctGGCCTGCTGAG CCTCAAGATGCttatggtctggagaagcttgCTACGGAGGAGTTGTGCAAACATTATACTAAGGATTTTGGTATTGAATGCCGAATTGGGAGGTTCCATAACATTTATGGCCCATTTGGAACATGGAAAG GTGGAAGGGAAAAGGCTCCTGCTGCATTTTGCAGGAAGGCCCTCACTTCTGTAGACAAGTTTGAGATGTGGGGAGATGGTCTTCAGACAAGATCTTTTACTTTCATTGATGAATGTGTAGAAGGTGTCCTGAG ATTGACTAAGTCGGACTTCCGCGAGCCAGTGAATATTGGAAGCGACGAGATGGTTAGCATGAATGAAATGGCAGAAATTGTGCTTAGCTTCGACAACAAAAATCTTCCAATTCATCACATCCCTGGTCCTGAGGGTGTCCGTGGTCGTAACTCAGACAACACACTCATTAAAGAGAAGCTTGGGTGGGCTCCCACGATGAAGTTGAAG GATGGATTGAGAATTACCTACATGTGGATCAAGGAGCAGATTGAAAAAGAGAAGTCTAAAGGCATTGACCTGACAGTTTATGGATCATCAAAGGTTGTTGGTACCCAAGCTCCGGTTCAACTAGGGTCACTCCGTGCCGCTGATGGTAAAGAGTAA
- the LOC103495980 gene encoding uncharacterized protein LOC103495980 encodes MSEGPITVLDGTHLRDIDLTPPFSDALLTGAHLLDLADSTVSSSLFRIPLPEALKSSALNIIGLHDIVAFRRSELTPQRASEILKDYVSAIADILRDDPLLVSILDGSTLRIFLDDEDDFAMLAETLFTDLDTEDKGKIKKSEIKNALVHMGVETGVPPLSEYPLLRDILQKHEVESSTELGQAQFAEVLQAVLQELADALAKKPYVFIQNIKITNGAQIKKLLADKKQFNDVIEKLWQWQGTYKEENGVTTLQKIRNYFEKEWKELGLPPPTETNEAVVLLYDEIFADIAKEKCGSITDKIQLEKLAKEILEIFVEQLEASPVYYDDWEHK; translated from the exons ATGTCAGAAGGCCCAATAACCGTCCTTGACGGCACACACCTAAGAGACATTGACCTTACTCCCCCCTTCTCCGATGCTCTTCTCACCGGAGCTCATCTCCTCGACCTCGCCGATTCCACTGTCTCCTCCTCTCTCTTCCGGATCCCCTTGCCGGAGGCTCTCAAATCATCTGCTCTCAATATCATCGGTCTCCACGACATTGTTGCTTTCCGACGATCCGAGCTCACTCCACAACGAGCCTCTGAGATTCTCAAGGACTATGTGTCTGCGATTGCCGATATTTTACGAG ATGATCCTCTTTTAGTATCAATTTTGGATGGGAGCACTTTGCGTATTTTCttagatgatgaagatgattttGCAATGCTAGCGGAGACTCTCTTCACTGATTTAGATACAGAAGATAAAGGAAAGATCAAGAAGAGTGAGATTAAAAATGCTCTTGTCCACATGGGGGTTGAAACGGGTGTACCACCTCTCTCAG AATATCCTTTGCTGAGAGACATTTTGCAAAAACATGAAGTGGAGAGTAGCACTGAATTGGGTCAAGCTCAATTTGCAGAAGTGCTTCAGGCTGTCCTTCAAGAGTTGGCAGATGCTCTAGCAAAAAAGCCTTATGTTTTCATTCAAAATATCAAGATCACTAATGGAGCTCAGATTAAAAAG CTTTTGGCTGACAAAAAGCAATTCAACGATGTCATAGAAAAGCTCTGGCAGTGGCAAGGAACCTATAAAGAAGAGAATGGGGTAACAACTTTGCAAAAAATCAGGAATTACTTCGAAAAAGAATGGAAGGAACTGGGCTTACCACCACCTACAGAAACCAATGAAGCCGTGGTTCTTCTCTATGATGAAATATTTGCTGATATAGCGAAAGAGAAATGTGGTTCAATAACTGACAAAATTCAACTTGAAAAACTTGCAAAGGAGATTTTGGAGATATTTGTGGAGCAGCTTGAAGCAAGTCCTGTGTATTATGATGATTGGGAGCACAAATGA
- the LOC103496026 gene encoding pentatricopeptide repeat-containing protein At3g04750, mitochondrial, with product MYRYGRGVRFLSSASTAKRINWDPAVDLKLDHPSLILLEKCNSRTQFKQILGHMMRNNLVGQTFPMSRLLFFSAVSHPENLELAILLFNHFTPYPNLYIFNTMILGFSFSNEKAFSIYSSMLQNGTYPGRQTFLYLLQTTKSVAEVKQVHCHALVFGLLSKEEYLQNSLIKRYIDNGCFECARQLFDKMSEPNVVAYNTMIVGLANVGNILGVLKLFHDMRSHGLEPDDFTMVGLLLLCGQLGETKLGKSVHAQIEKSIGSSNLILYNALLDMYVKCNELKLARKVFDGPMEKDTVSWNTIIAGYAKVGELELACDLFNQIPTRDIVSWNSLISGYAQNGDYVTVKCLFTRMFAENVKPDMVTIINLISAVAEMGALDQGRWIHGLAVKMLTKIEAFSGSALIDMYCKCGSIERAFVIFNQIPEKDVTTWTTMITGFAFHGCGNKALELFSVMQTETKPNDVTLVSVLAACSHSGLVDEGLKIFSSMKKRYTIEPGVEHYGCLVDLLCRSGRLLDAIGVIEKMPMEPSRSIWGAVLSACRMHRNMELAERALMELLKLEPEKEGGYILLSNVYATCGRWSYSDSIREVMNSRGVKKIAGCSSVAVDGMVHDFTASNKQHPRWMDICSILSFLTSEMRLEANIPSKAHLATT from the coding sequence ATGTATCGCTATGGGCGAGGCGTTCGCTTTCTTAGTTCAGCTTCAACAGCTAAAAGGATCAACTGGGATCCAGCTGTTGACCTTAAACTCGATCACCCATCTCTTATTTTGCTTGAAAAATGCAATTCAAGAACCCAATTCAAGCAGATTTTAGGGCATATGATGAGAAACAATTTGGTGGGTCAAACATTTCCTATGAGTAGGCTTCTCTTTTTCTCTGCTGTTTCACATCCTGAGAATCTGGAATTGGCTATTCTGTTGTTTAATCACTTTACTCCTTATCCAAATCTTTATATATTCAATACAATGATCTTAGGGTTTTCATTTTCAAATGAGAAGGCCTTTTCCATTTATAGTTCTATGCTCCAAAATGGTACTTACCCAGGTAGGCAAACATTTCTTTACCTTCTTCAGACTACAAAATCTGTTGCTGAAGTGAAACAGGTTCATTGTCATGCTTTGGTTTTTGGTTTGCTATCAAAGGAAGAATACTTGCAAAACTCACTGATCAAGAGGTATATAGACAATGGATGTTTTGAATGTGCTCGCCAGTTGTTCGACAAAATGTCGGAACCCAACGTTGTTGCTTACAATACTATGATTGTTGGATTAGCTAACGTGGGAAACATTTTGGGAGTTTTGAAGTTATTCCATGATATGAGGTCTCATGGTCTTGAGCCTGATGATTTCACCATGGTAGGCCTTCTCTTGTTGTGTGGGCAGTTGGGTGAGACAAAGTTGGGAAAATCTGTTCATGCACAGATTGAGAAGTCCATTGGTTCTTCGAATTTGATATTGTATAATGCCCTTTTGGATATGTATGTGAAGTGCAATGAATTGAAGCTTGCTCGAAAAGTTTTTGATGGGCCAATGGAGAAGGACACGGTGTCTTGGAATACAATAATTGCAGGATATGCCAAGGTAGGTGAATTGGAACTTGCTTGTGACCTTTTTAATCAGATTCCTACAAGAGATATTGTCTCCTGGAACTCTTTGATTTCTGGCTATGCACAGAATGGTGATTATGTGACAGTCAAATGTTTGTTTACCCGTATGTTTGCCGAGAATGTTAAACCCGACATGGTAACAATCATTAACTTGATCTCTGCAGTAGCAGAAATGGGAGCTTTAGATCAGGGGAGATGGATCCATGGATTGGCAGTGAAAATGCTGACAAAAATAGAGGCATTTTCAGGCTCGGCATTGATTGACATGTACTGCAAGTGCGGAAGCATTGAAAGAGCTTTCGTTATTTTCAATCAGATTCCTGAGAAAGATGTCACAACATGGACAACAATGATCACTGGGTTTGCCTTTCATGGATGTGGAAACAAAGCTCTAGAACTATTCTCAGTTATGCAGACCGAAACAAAGCCTAACGATGTGACTCTTGTTTCAGTTCTTGCAGCATGTAGCCACAGTGGCTTAGTTGATGAAGGACTCAAAATATTTAGCAGCATGAAGAAAAGATACACTATCGAACCAGGAGTCGAACATTATGGATGTTTGGTCGATCTGTTGTGTCGGTCAGGTAGGTTGTTGGATGCCATTGGTGTGATAGAAAAGATGCCTATGGAACCCAGTCGGTCTATTTGGGGTGCAGTATTGAGTGCATGTAGGATGCACAGAAATATGGAACTAGCAGAGAGAGCTTTGATGGAGCTGCTCAAGTTAGAGCCCGAAAAAGAGGGCGGATACATTTTGTTATCTAACGTGTATGCGACATGTGGGAGGTGGAGCTATTCGGACAGTATCAGAGAAGTGATGAACAGCAGGGGAGTGAAAAAGATTGCAGGCTGTAGTAGTGTGGCGGTGGATGGTATGGTTCATGATTTCACAGCTTCAAATAAACAGCATCCAAGATGGATGGACATTTGCTCTATTTTAAGCTTTTTAACAAGTGAAATGAGGTTGGAAGCTAATATTCCATCAAAAGCACACTTGGCTACAACTTGA